One window of the Vicia villosa cultivar HV-30 ecotype Madison, WI unplaced genomic scaffold, Vvil1.0 ctg.001502F_1_1, whole genome shotgun sequence genome contains the following:
- the LOC131635507 gene encoding tricyclene synthase TPS4, chloroplastic-like isoform X2, whose amino-acid sequence MATLLWTPSNSYSLNLNLNRKQSPLKLNANPSLHFNPRFRFNTTISCNSTNHNNDTKPKSQPETIQIYSQIERLVTTSARQSQDAWGSADWTEVEDVKYVNRSRRLQEEVRGMINDENMEILELIDVKRLGLSYHFEKEIKEALDRFLLLEEYHDAFIGKSLHDTALKFKVLREFGYDVSADVFERFKDNTGNFKACLVKDVQGMLSLYEASFMSYEGENILDEANSFTSFHLRGVHGNISNFLFEQVSHSLELPLHRRFQRLEARWFIVLYGKRKDANKVLLEAAKLDFNIVQSNLQQDLIEMSSTFHK is encoded by the exons ATGGCTACTTTGCTATGGACACCTTCCAATTCCTACTCCCTCAATCTCAATCTCAACAGAAAACAATCTCCTCTCAAACTAAACGCAAACCCCTCTCTTCACTTCAACCCTCGTTTTCGTTTCAACACCACAATCTCTTGCAATTCTACTAATCACAACAACGATACGAAACCAAAATCTCAACCTGAAACCATTCAAATTTACTCCCAAATCGAAAG ATTAGTTACTACTTCTGCTAGACAATCACAAGATGCATGGGGTTCTGCTGATTGGACTGAAGTGGAG GATGTCAAGTACGTGAATAGAAGCAGGAGGTTGCAAGAGGAAGTAAGAGGAATGATTAATGATGAAAATATGGAAATCTTAGAGTTAATAGATGTGAAACGCTTAGGCCTCAGCTACCACTTTGAAAAGGAGATAAAAGAAGCACTTGATAGATTTCTATTGTTGGAAGAATATCATGATGCATTTATTGGAAAAAGTCTACATGACACTGCCTTGAAATTTAAGGTTCTCCGAGAATTTGGATATGATGTTTCTGCAG ATGTTTTTGAGAGGTTTAAAGACAACACTGGAAATTTTAAGGCATGTCTTGTGAAAGATGTACAAGGGATGTTAAGTTTGTATGAGGCATCGTTTATGTCTTATGAAGGAGAAAACATTTTGGATGAAGCAAATTCCTTCACGAGTTTCCACCTTAGAGGAGTTCATGGCAATATAAGCAATTTTCTTTTTGAACAAGTGAGTCATTCATTGGAACTTCCACTGCATCGTAGATTTCAAAGGCTTGAAGCTAGATGGTTTATTGTGTTATATGGAAAAAGAAAGGATGCTAATAAGGTGTTGCTTGAAGCGGCTAAGTTGGATTTCAACATCGTGCAATCAAATCTACAACAAGATCTTATAGAAATGTCAAG TACATTCCACAAATGA
- the LOC131635507 gene encoding tricyclene synthase TPS4, chloroplastic-like isoform X3, with the protein MQLVTTSARQSQDAWGSADWTEVEDVKYVNRSRRLQEEVRGMINDENMEILELIDVKRLGLSYHFEKEIKEALDRFLLLEEYHDAFIGKSLHDTALKFKVLREFGYDVSADVFERFKDNTGNFKACLVKDVQGMLSLYEASFMSYEGENILDEANSFTSFHLRGVHGNISNFLFEQVSHSLELPLHRRFQRLEARWFIVLYGKRKDANKVLLEAAKLDFNIVQSNLQQDLIEMSRYMKTSIIFV; encoded by the exons ATGCA ATTAGTTACTACTTCTGCTAGACAATCACAAGATGCATGGGGTTCTGCTGATTGGACTGAAGTGGAG GATGTCAAGTACGTGAATAGAAGCAGGAGGTTGCAAGAGGAAGTAAGAGGAATGATTAATGATGAAAATATGGAAATCTTAGAGTTAATAGATGTGAAACGCTTAGGCCTCAGCTACCACTTTGAAAAGGAGATAAAAGAAGCACTTGATAGATTTCTATTGTTGGAAGAATATCATGATGCATTTATTGGAAAAAGTCTACATGACACTGCCTTGAAATTTAAGGTTCTCCGAGAATTTGGATATGATGTTTCTGCAG ATGTTTTTGAGAGGTTTAAAGACAACACTGGAAATTTTAAGGCATGTCTTGTGAAAGATGTACAAGGGATGTTAAGTTTGTATGAGGCATCGTTTATGTCTTATGAAGGAGAAAACATTTTGGATGAAGCAAATTCCTTCACGAGTTTCCACCTTAGAGGAGTTCATGGCAATATAAGCAATTTTCTTTTTGAACAAGTGAGTCATTCATTGGAACTTCCACTGCATCGTAGATTTCAAAGGCTTGAAGCTAGATGGTTTATTGTGTTATATGGAAAAAGAAAGGATGCTAATAAGGTGTTGCTTGAAGCGGCTAAGTTGGATTTCAACATCGTGCAATCAAATCTACAACAAGATCTTATAGAAATGTCAAGGTATATGAAAACGTCAATCATATTTGTATAA
- the LOC131635507 gene encoding tricyclene synthase TPS4, chloroplastic-like isoform X1 encodes MATLLWTPSNSYSLNLNLNRKQSPLKLNANPSLHFNPRFRFNTTISCNSTNHNNDTKPKSQPETIQIYSQIERLVTTSARQSQDAWGSADWTEVEDVKYVNRSRRLQEEVRGMINDENMEILELIDVKRLGLSYHFEKEIKEALDRFLLLEEYHDAFIGKSLHDTALKFKVLREFGYDVSADVFERFKDNTGNFKACLVKDVQGMLSLYEASFMSYEGENILDEANSFTSFHLRGVHGNISNFLFEQVSHSLELPLHRRFQRLEARWFIVLYGKRKDANKVLLEAAKLDFNIVQSNLQQDLIEMSRYMKTSIIFV; translated from the exons ATGGCTACTTTGCTATGGACACCTTCCAATTCCTACTCCCTCAATCTCAATCTCAACAGAAAACAATCTCCTCTCAAACTAAACGCAAACCCCTCTCTTCACTTCAACCCTCGTTTTCGTTTCAACACCACAATCTCTTGCAATTCTACTAATCACAACAACGATACGAAACCAAAATCTCAACCTGAAACCATTCAAATTTACTCCCAAATCGAAAG ATTAGTTACTACTTCTGCTAGACAATCACAAGATGCATGGGGTTCTGCTGATTGGACTGAAGTGGAG GATGTCAAGTACGTGAATAGAAGCAGGAGGTTGCAAGAGGAAGTAAGAGGAATGATTAATGATGAAAATATGGAAATCTTAGAGTTAATAGATGTGAAACGCTTAGGCCTCAGCTACCACTTTGAAAAGGAGATAAAAGAAGCACTTGATAGATTTCTATTGTTGGAAGAATATCATGATGCATTTATTGGAAAAAGTCTACATGACACTGCCTTGAAATTTAAGGTTCTCCGAGAATTTGGATATGATGTTTCTGCAG ATGTTTTTGAGAGGTTTAAAGACAACACTGGAAATTTTAAGGCATGTCTTGTGAAAGATGTACAAGGGATGTTAAGTTTGTATGAGGCATCGTTTATGTCTTATGAAGGAGAAAACATTTTGGATGAAGCAAATTCCTTCACGAGTTTCCACCTTAGAGGAGTTCATGGCAATATAAGCAATTTTCTTTTTGAACAAGTGAGTCATTCATTGGAACTTCCACTGCATCGTAGATTTCAAAGGCTTGAAGCTAGATGGTTTATTGTGTTATATGGAAAAAGAAAGGATGCTAATAAGGTGTTGCTTGAAGCGGCTAAGTTGGATTTCAACATCGTGCAATCAAATCTACAACAAGATCTTATAGAAATGTCAAGGTATATGAAAACGTCAATCATATTTGTATAA